The following are from one region of the Salvia splendens isolate huo1 chromosome 2, SspV2, whole genome shotgun sequence genome:
- the LOC121773455 gene encoding zinc finger MYM-type protein 1-like, with product MSYPPNLIEQVRRAYLLKGPCQPRNHDFRPTVDGNRKRKFVSHWFDEFKDWLEYSVTKEAAFCLYCYLFSRLHGNGQDAFVSGGFTVWRKKERLRDHVGNHKSAHNRCRLACEDLMNQAQHIEVSLAKQSTHSKLDYRLRLNATIISLRYLIMQGLPFCGHDESEESLNQGNFFEFLKVISSCNEEIASVVLKNAPDNLKLTSLDIQRDIINAFAVETTKAIVHDMRSEFFSILVDECRDVSAKEQMGVVVRYVDKNGCVIERFLGVVHVSDTTATSLEKALDYLLSTYDLSISSLRGQGYDGASNMRGEFNGLKSLILKRNSSAYYVHCFAHQLQLTIVVVAKKHKIVGSFYNSISRLCNTVGGSCKRRDILREKQRENIIKEIASDEISTGRGLNQEMSLKRPGDTRWSSHYGTLVNLIHLYSSIVDVLEYVGENGHDDSIRAEADDVLEIINSFEFVFMLHLMKQILGITHELSQVLQKKDQDIVNAMNLVKVAKSRLQIMREKDWDVLLADVSKFCSKYELDVLDMEDEFVARKKGRRRAEKMKNLHYYRVELFCSVIDLQAQELNQRFYEVNTDLVLCMSCFDPRDLFSAFDLEKLLRLARYYPSEFSEVALSELKSQLENFIFDVRIDEKFSQISGISGLAQKMVSTRKHEVFPMVYSLVKLSLILPVATASVERAFSAMKIIKTSLRNSMGDQLLNDCLVPYIEKDVFVKVTNETIMQRFQEMKNKRQML from the coding sequence ATGAGTTATCCACCAAATTTAATAGAACAAGTTCGCAGAGCTTACTTACTTAAAGGTCCGTGTCAACCACGTAATCATGATTTTCGTCCTACAGTAGAtggaaatcgaaaacgtaaattTGTCTCACATTGGTTTGATGAATTTAAGGATTGGTTGGAATATAGTGTTACAAAGGAAGCAGctttttgtttatattgctATCTTTTTTCAAGACTCCACGGAAATGGACAAGATGCTTTTGTATCAGGGGGATTTACGGTCTGGCGCAAGAAAGAAAGATTAAGAGATCATGTTGGAAACCATAAAAGTGCTCATAACAGGTGCAGATTAGCATGTGAGGATTTGATGAATCAAGCCCAACACATTGAGGTCTCTTTGGCAAAACAGTCAACACATTCTAAGCTTGACTACCGCCTGCGATTAAATGCAACGATTATTTCTCTTCGTTATCTTATAATGCAAGGATTGCCTTTCTGCGGTCATGATGAGTCAGAAGAATCATTAAATCAAGGTAATTTTTTTGAGTTCTTGAAAGTTATTTCTTCTTGCAATGAAGAGATAGCTAGTGTTGTGCTAAAAAATGCTCCAGACAATCTCAAACTTACATCACTAGATATTCAGAGAGATATTATAAATGCATTTGCTGTTGAGACAACGAAAGCTATTGTACATGATATGAGAAGTGAATTTTTCTCCATATTAGTTGATGAGTGTCGAGATGTATCTGCCAAAGAGCAAATGGGTGTTGTGGTGCGATATGTGGACAAGAATGGATGTGTTATAGAACGTTTTCTTGGTGTTGTTCATGTTAGTGATACAACTGCAACCTCACTTGAGAAAGCACTTGATTATTTGTTATCTACTTATGATTTAAGTATATCTAGTTTGAGAGGTCAAGGATATGATGGCGCAAGCAACATGAGAGGAGAATTCAATGGGTTGAAGAGTTTGATACTCAAGAGAAATTCCAGTGCTTATTATGTACATTGCTTTGCTCATCAGCTTCAGCTCACGATTGTTGTTGTTgctaaaaaacataaaattgtcGGATCTTTTTATAATTCTATCTCTCGTTTGTGTAATACTGTTGGAGGTTCTTGTAAGCGCAGAGATATACTTCGGGAGAAACAGAGAGAGAATATTATTAAAGAGATTGCAAGTGATGAAATAAGCACAGGAAGAGGACTAAATCAAGAAATGTCATTGAAGCGACCTGGAGATACTCGTTGGAGTTCACATTACGGTACTCTTGTCAACTTGATACATTTATATTCTTCTATTGTTGATGTTCTTGAGTATGTTGGGGAGAATGGTCATGACGATTCAATAAGGGCTGAAGCTGATGATGTGCtagaaattataaatagttttgAGTTTGTCTTTATGTTACATCTTATGAAGCAAATCTTGGGAATCACACATGAACTCTCCCAAGTGCTACAAAAGAAAGATCAAGACATTGTTAATGCGATGAATCTTGTCAAGGTAGCAAAATCACGTCTGCAAATAATGAGGGAAAAAGATTGGGATGTATTGCTTGCTGATGTTTCTAAGTTTTGTAGCAAATATGAACTGGATGTGCTTGACATGGAAGATGAGTTTGTAGCTCGAAAAAAAGGAAGACGTAGAgctgagaaaatgaagaatctTCACTATTATCGAGTTGAGCTCTTTTGTTCTGTTATTGACTTGCAAGCTCAAGAGTTGAATCAACGTTTTTATGAAGTCAACACAGACTTAGTTTTATGCATGTCATGTTTTGATCCTAGGgatttattttctgcatttgattTGGAGAAGCTGCTTCGTCTTGCACGGTATTATCCTTCTGAATTTTCTGAAGTTGCTTTGTCCGAGCTTAAAAGTCAACTTGAGAACTTTATTTTCGATGTGCGCATAGATGAAAAGTTTTCACAAATATCAGGAATCAGTGGTCTTGCTCAAAAGATGGTTTCTACAAGGAAACATGAAGTTTTTCCAATGGTTTATTCATTAGTTAAGTTGTCATTGATCTTACCAGTTGCCACTGCATCAGTAGAAAGAGCCTTTTCAGCAATGAAGATCATCAAGACTTCTCTACGTAATAGCATGGGAGACCAACTATTGAATGATTGCTTAGTTCCTTACATCGAAAAGGATGTGTTTGTTAAAGTTACCAATGAAACTATTATGCAGCGGTTTCAGGAGATGAAGAATAAAAGACaaatgttatga
- the LOC121787753 gene encoding U-box domain-containing protein 13-like, producing MDEEDKSVLSRKLIDLVADISSIPDYRISVKRQYTNLARRLKLLIPMFEEIRDTKEALPEDSIRALAALVTALASAKELLRFGSEGSKIYLVLERDKIMNRFKEVTAELEQALSGISFEKLDISDEVKEQVELVLAQFRRAKGRVDAPDAELYEDLMCIYNKNNDAEEDIDVLRRLVDRLQLSGIADLTQESLALHEMVGATGGDPEESIEKMSMLLKKVKEFVQTTNPNLDSTAAENSSLKSSGGKERIEANQKNFVIPDDFRCPISLELMVDPVIVSTGQTYERSCIEKWLEAGHSTCPKTQQALTNTTVTPNYVLRSLIAQWCESYGIEPPKPPGSSRPKPGSACSPAECSKIVDLLCKLTSGNPEDQRSAAGEIRLLAKRNADNRVAIAEAGAIPLLVQLLTTSDSRTQEHAVTALLNLSIFEDNKGSIISSGAVPRIVHVLKKGSMEARENAAATLFSLSVIDENKVTIGAAGAIPPMVTLLSEGTQRGKKDAATALFNLCIYQGNKGKAVRARVIPTLMRLLTEPQGTMVDEALAILAILSSHPEGKAAIGAAEAVPVLVDVIGNGSPRNKENAAAVLAHLCSGEQQYLGKAEELGVMGPLLDLAQHGTDRGKRKATQLLERMNRFVETQKAENQTQNQA from the exons ATGGACGAGGAAGACAAGTCCGTGTTGTCTCGGAAACTCATCGATCTGGTTGCCGACATCTCATCGATTCCCGACTACAGAATCTCCGTCAAGAGGCAGTACACCAATCTAGCTCGCCGCCTCAAGCTGTTGATCCCAATGTTCGAAGAGATTCGAGATACTAAAGAGGCGCTGCCCGAGGACTCCATCAGAGCGCTGGCGGCTCTCGTCACCGCGCTCGCCTCGGCTAAGGAATTGCTCCGCTTCGGTAGCGAGGGCAGCAAAATTTATCTG GTCTTAGAGAGAGATAAAATTATGAATAGATTTAAAGAAGTGACAGCTGAGTTAGAGCAAGCTCTGAGTGGAATTTCTTTTGAGAAACTTGACATATCAGATGAAGTGAAGGAGCAG GTTGAGCTTGTTCTTGCTCAGTTCAGAAGAGCCAAGGGAAGGGTAGATGCACCAGATGCTGAGCTGTACGAGGATCTTATGTGTATTTACAACAAGAACAATGATGCTGAAGAAGATATAGATGTATTAAGGAGATTGGTTGACAGACTACAGCTTAGTGGTATTGCCGACTTAACTCAAGAATCACTAGCTTTGCATGAGATGGTTGGAGCCACTGGTGGAGACCCAGAGGAGAGCATAGAGAAGATGTCAATGCTGTTAAAGAAAGTTAAGGAATTTGTGCAGACAACAAATCCAAATCTTGATTCCACTGCAGCTGAGAATTCTTCCCTGAAAAGTAGTGGTGGAAAAGAACGGATTGAAGCAAATCAGAAGAACTTTGTTATACCAGATGACTTTCGATGTCCTATCTCCTTAGAGCTGATGGTGGATCCTGTCATTGTCTCAACTGGACAG ACATATGAAAGGTCGTGTATCGAGAAATGGCTGGAAGCAGGGCATAGTACGTGTCCCAAGACGCAGCAAGCTCTTACTAACACTACTGTAACACCAAATTACGTTCTCAGAAGTCTCATAGCACAATGGTGCGAGTCATACGGCATCGAACCACCTAAGCCACCGGGCAGCTCTCGCCCCAAGCCTGGATCTGCATGCTCCCCCGCGGAGTGTTCCAAGATAGTCGACCTTCTCTGTAAGCTTACATCTGGCAACCCTGAAGATCAGCGGTCTGCAGCAGGTGAAATCCGCCTCCTTGCAAAGCGTAATGCTGACAACCGTGTGGCTATTGCTGAAGCTGGCGCCATCCCTCTGCTTGTCCAGCTTTTGACGACTTCTGATTCCCGCACACAGGAGCATGCTGTTACTGCACTTCTCAACCTTTCCATATTCGAAGATAACAAAGGAAGCATAATATCTTCTGGCGCAGTGCCTAGGATAGTTCACGTGCTCAAGAAAGGGAGCATGGAAGCCCGAGAAAATGCTGCCGCCACACTGTTTAGCCTCTCGGTAATAGACGAAAACAAGGTAACTATCGGTGCTGCAGGGGCCATTCCACCAATGGTGACACTACTTAGCGAAGGCACCCAACGGGGAAAGAAAGATGCCGCGACAGCGCTCTTCAACTTGTGCATATACCAAGGCAACAAGGGTAAGGCTGTGAGGGCGCGCGTCATTCCCACATTGATGCGACTGCTGACCGAGCCTCAAGGCACCATGGTAGATGAAGCGCTCGCGATTCTGGCGATTTTGTCCAGCCACCCGGAAGGAAAGGCAGCCATTGGAGCTGCTGAAGCAGTACCGGTTTTGGTGGACGTCATCGGCAACGGCTCACCCAGGAATAAAGAAAATGCGGCCGCCGTGCTGGCGCACCTGTGCTCGGGAGAGCAGCAATACCTTGGCAAGGCGGAGGAACTCGGCGTGATGGGGCCGCTGCTCGATTTGGCTCAGCATGGCACGGATAGAGGTAAGAGGAAAGCCACCCAGCTGCTGGAGCGGATGAACAGATTTGTGGAGACACAGAAGGCGGAGAATCAAACACAGAATCAGGCTTAA